The Roseicyclus marinus genome has a segment encoding these proteins:
- a CDS encoding SPFH domain-containing protein, which translates to MPIMDFLRGQFIDVIEWTDDTRDTMVYRFERYGNEIKYGAKLTVREGQTAVFVHEGQLADVFTPGLYMLETNNMPIMTTLQHWDHGFASPFKSEIYFISTARFTDLKWGTKNPIMLRDPEFGPTRIRAFGTYTVRVADAARFMTEIVGTDGEFTTDEITNQIRNIIVQQFSQVVAGSGIPVLDMAANTGEFGKIVADRISATITEYGLTLPELYIENISLPPAVEEALDKRTSMGVVGDLNKYTQFQTAEAMRAAADNPGGGGMGEGLGMGMGMAMAQGLTQAMGGGRAAAPAAPPPPPVEHVWHIAVNGQTSGPFSKADLGRMAQSGELTRQTHVWTAGQDGWKIANDVPELAQLFTVMPPPPPPGV; encoded by the coding sequence ATGCCGATCATGGATTTTCTCAGGGGTCAGTTCATCGATGTCATCGAATGGACCGACGACACCCGCGACACGATGGTCTACCGGTTCGAGCGCTACGGCAATGAAATCAAGTATGGTGCCAAGCTGACGGTCCGCGAAGGGCAGACGGCGGTTTTCGTCCACGAGGGGCAGCTCGCGGATGTCTTCACCCCCGGTCTCTACATGCTCGAGACCAACAACATGCCGATCATGACGACCCTCCAGCATTGGGACCATGGGTTCGCCTCGCCGTTCAAATCCGAGATCTACTTCATCTCGACCGCACGGTTCACCGATCTGAAATGGGGCACAAAGAACCCGATCATGCTGCGCGACCCGGAATTCGGGCCGACCCGCATCCGCGCCTTTGGCACCTATACGGTGCGCGTCGCCGATGCCGCGCGCTTCATGACCGAGATCGTGGGCACGGATGGCGAATTCACCACCGACGAGATCACCAACCAGATCCGCAACATCATCGTGCAGCAATTCAGCCAGGTCGTGGCGGGATCGGGCATCCCGGTGCTCGACATGGCGGCCAATACCGGCGAATTCGGCAAGATCGTCGCCGACCGGATTTCGGCCACGATCACCGAATACGGCCTGACGCTGCCCGAGCTTTACATCGAGAACATCTCGCTTCCGCCCGCCGTGGAAGAGGCGCTGGACAAGCGGACCTCGATGGGGGTCGTGGGCGATCTGAACAAATACACCCAATTCCAGACCGCCGAGGCGATGCGCGCTGCCGCCGACAACCCCGGCGGCGGCGGCATGGGCGAAGGTCTGGGCATGGGGATGGGCATGGCGATGGCCCAGGGCCTGACGCAGGCGATGGGGGGCGGCCGGGCCGCCGCACCCGCAGCCCCGCCGCCCCCGCCCGTCGAACATGTCTGGCACATCGCGGTGAACGGTCAGACAAGCGGGCCGTTTTCCAAGGCCGATCTTGGCCGCATGGCCCAAAGCGGCGAATTGACCCGCCAGACCCATGTCTGGACCGCCGGTCAGGACGGCTGGAAGATCGCCAATGACGTGCCGGAACTCGCGCAGCTTTTCACCGTCATGCCGCCGCCCCCGCCGCCGGGCGTGTGA
- a CDS encoding TFIIB-type zinc finger domain-containing protein: protein MSDSFDNAKEAARPEDEHRFPCPQCGSDLRFAPTEGKLVCDHCGHEEPIEDDRAAGPWGGDAPALVELDYEAAIAAQLPAQEMEETRVSQCPSCGAQVSFEGATHSAECPFCATPVVADTGTHRHIKPKGVLPFKLTERQAHEAMNGWLGRLWFAPNGLQEYAKKGRKMDGIYVPYWTYDADTATNYRGQRGDAYYVTVRGPDGKSRQERRIRWSRRSGRVARFFDDILILASRSLPKRFTDRLAPWDLSELDAYRPEFLSGFRAEGYQVELAEGFEEAKQVMEAQIRQDIRRDIGGDEQRIDHMQIRIDDVTFKHVLLPVWLAAYKYRGQSYRFVVNGQTGKVQGERPWSWIKITIAVILAAIVIGAGLYLYGMAEGGGTGFK from the coding sequence ATGTCCGACAGTTTCGACAATGCCAAAGAGGCGGCACGCCCCGAGGATGAACACCGCTTTCCCTGCCCGCAATGCGGCTCGGACCTGCGGTTCGCGCCGACGGAGGGGAAACTGGTCTGCGACCATTGCGGCCACGAGGAACCGATCGAGGATGACCGCGCCGCAGGCCCATGGGGCGGGGATGCCCCCGCGCTCGTCGAACTGGATTACGAGGCGGCCATCGCGGCCCAGCTCCCCGCGCAGGAGATGGAGGAAACCCGCGTCAGCCAATGCCCGTCTTGCGGCGCACAGGTCAGTTTCGAGGGCGCGACCCATTCCGCCGAATGCCCGTTTTGCGCCACCCCCGTGGTGGCCGACACGGGCACCCATCGCCACATCAAGCCAAAGGGCGTGCTGCCCTTCAAACTGACCGAGAGACAGGCCCACGAGGCGATGAACGGCTGGCTCGGGCGGCTGTGGTTCGCGCCCAACGGGTTGCAGGAGTATGCCAAGAAGGGCCGCAAGATGGATGGCATCTACGTCCCCTACTGGACCTATGACGCCGATACGGCCACGAACTATCGCGGCCAGCGGGGCGATGCCTATTATGTCACCGTGCGCGGGCCGGACGGAAAATCGCGGCAGGAACGACGCATCCGCTGGAGCCGCCGCTCGGGCCGGGTGGCGCGGTTCTTCGACGATATCCTGATCCTTGCCTCGCGGTCCTTGCCCAAGCGTTTCACCGACCGGCTGGCGCCCTGGGACCTGAGCGAGCTTGACGCCTACAGGCCGGAATTCCTGTCCGGCTTCCGGGCCGAGGGCTACCAGGTCGAGCTGGCCGAAGGCTTCGAAGAGGCCAAGCAGGTGATGGAGGCGCAGATCCGGCAAGACATCCGCCGCGACATCGGCGGCGACGAACAGCGCATCGACCACATGCAGATCCGTATCGACGACGTGACCTTCAAACATGTCCTGCTGCCGGTCTGGCTCGCCGCCTACAAGTACCGGGGGCAGAGCTATCGCTTCGTCGTGAACGGTCAGACCGGAAAGGTGCAGGGCGAACGCCCCTGGTCCTGGATCAAGATCACGATCGCCGTGATCCTTGCGGCCATCGTGATCGGGGCGGGGCTCTATCTTTACGGGATGGCCGAAGGCGGCGGGACCGGGTTCAAGTAG
- a CDS encoding carbohydrate kinase family protein yields the protein MLLCAGEALIDMLPRQTEAGEAGFAPYPGGSVFNTAVASARLGLETRFFSGISTDLFGERLTAVLTASGVDHGLAARSDRPTTLAFVTLTNGQASYAFYDENTAGRMLTEADLPALPDAVRAVFLGGISLAVEPCAEAYAALAARASADRLVMLDPNIRPGFIADEARFRARMDRLLASADVVKISDEDMEWLMGAGPLPDLAAALLAKGPALVLVTQGAEGVTAFGAGAPLHAPAQKVEVVDTVGAGDTFNAGFLAGLADADALDKASVRAGLKPETLRAALDLGVRAAAVTVTRAGANPPHRADLA from the coding sequence ATGCTCCTGTGCGCGGGCGAGGCCCTGATCGACATGCTGCCAAGACAGACCGAGGCCGGAGAGGCGGGTTTTGCCCCCTACCCCGGCGGTTCCGTCTTCAACACCGCCGTTGCCTCTGCGCGGCTCGGGCTTGAGACGCGGTTTTTCAGCGGCATCTCGACCGATCTGTTCGGGGAACGCCTGACCGCTGTTCTGACGGCATCGGGCGTCGACCACGGGCTTGCCGCGCGGTCCGACCGCCCGACGACGCTGGCCTTCGTGACGCTGACGAACGGGCAGGCAAGCTACGCCTTCTACGACGAGAACACGGCAGGCCGCATGCTGACGGAGGCCGATCTGCCCGCACTGCCCGATGCGGTTCGGGCCGTGTTCCTGGGGGGCATCAGCCTTGCCGTGGAACCCTGTGCGGAAGCCTATGCGGCCCTTGCCGCGCGGGCGAGTGCGGACCGGTTGGTGATGCTCGACCCCAATATCCGCCCCGGTTTCATCGCCGACGAGGCGCGCTTTCGCGCCCGGATGGACCGGCTCTTGGCCAGCGCCGATGTGGTCAAGATCTCGGATGAGGATATGGAATGGCTGATGGGGGCTGGCCCCCTGCCCGATCTGGCCGCAGCCCTTCTGGCCAAGGGGCCCGCGCTGGTCCTGGTGACCCAGGGGGCCGAGGGCGTCACGGCCTTTGGCGCGGGCGCGCCGCTTCATGCCCCGGCGCAAAAGGTCGAGGTGGTCGATACCGTCGGCGCGGGGGATACGTTCAACGCAGGCTTCCTTGCGGGGCTGGCCGATGCCGATGCGCTGGACAAGGCATCGGTGCGCGCAGGCCTGAAGCCCGAGACGCTGCGCGCAGCGCTCGATCTGGGCGTGCGCGCGGCCGCCGTCACCGTCACCCGCGCCGGGGCCAACCCGCCGCATCGCGCGGATCTGGCATGA
- the dtd gene encoding D-aminoacyl-tRNA deacylase — MRALVQRVTQARVEVEGMLIGQTGPGLLILVCAMQGDTEAEAEALAAKVAKLRIFKDEAGKMNRSLLDTGGGALVVSQFTLAADTRSGNRPGFSTAAHPALGETLYQHFAATLAALGPKVETGRFGADMAVTLTNDGPVTIWLEN, encoded by the coding sequence ATGAGGGCCCTGGTCCAGCGCGTCACGCAGGCCCGCGTCGAGGTGGAGGGCATGCTGATCGGGCAGACCGGGCCGGGTCTCTTGATCCTTGTCTGCGCGATGCAGGGCGACACCGAGGCCGAGGCCGAAGCCCTGGCCGCCAAGGTGGCCAAGCTGCGCATCTTCAAGGACGAGGCGGGCAAGATGAACCGCTCGCTTCTGGATACGGGCGGCGGTGCCCTGGTCGTCAGCCAGTTCACCCTTGCCGCCGATACCCGCAGCGGCAACCGCCCCGGCTTTTCGACCGCTGCCCATCCGGCCTTGGGCGAAACGCTCTACCAGCATTTCGCAGCCACCCTCGCAGCCCTCGGCCCCAAGGTCGAAACCGGGCGCTTCGGGGCCGACATGGCGGTGACGCTGACCAATGACGGGCCAGTTACCATTTGGCTTGAAAATTAG
- a CDS encoding circularly permuted type 2 ATP-grasp protein gives MTDTPRFFDEMHNAGGAPRPPYDTYCSWFGSEDLRDLRKKSTDAEQFFRRTGITFNVYGQAEADERLIPFDIVPRIISAREWARLTRGIEQRVRAINAFLHDIYHRQEILRAGRVPVELIAKNDAFLPQMIGMAPPGNVYTHIVGVDLVRTGEDDFYVLEDNARTPSGVSYMLENRETMLQMFPELFTRVKVQPVSDYPRDLRRSLAASAPPNCSPDCTVAVLTPGIHNSAYFEHAFLADQMGVELVEGHDIRITGGKVQMRTTQGYKPIDVLYRRVDDDFLDPLNFRPDSMLGVPGIMDVYRAGGITIANAPGTGIADDKAIYSYMPDIVEFYTGEKAILQNVPTWRCSEPDALAYVLDHLSELVVKEVHGSGGYGMLVGPAASKKELAAFRAKLMSKPGNYIAQPTLALSTVPILTKAGLAPRHVDLRPFVLVAPDKISITPGGLTRVAIKKGSLVVNSSQGGGTKDTWVLEE, from the coding sequence ATGACCGATACGCCACGCTTTTTCGATGAGATGCACAACGCCGGCGGTGCGCCGCGCCCGCCCTACGACACATATTGCAGCTGGTTCGGATCGGAGGATCTGCGCGACCTGCGCAAGAAATCGACGGATGCCGAACAATTCTTTCGGCGCACCGGCATCACCTTCAACGTCTATGGCCAGGCCGAGGCCGATGAACGGCTGATCCCTTTCGACATCGTGCCGCGGATCATTTCCGCCCGCGAATGGGCGCGGTTGACGCGCGGGATCGAGCAGCGCGTGCGCGCGATCAACGCCTTTCTCCACGACATCTACCACCGGCAGGAGATCCTGCGCGCAGGCCGCGTGCCGGTCGAGCTGATCGCGAAAAACGACGCCTTCCTGCCCCAGATGATCGGGATGGCCCCGCCCGGCAATGTCTACACCCATATCGTGGGCGTGGACCTGGTGCGGACAGGCGAAGATGATTTCTACGTGCTCGAGGACAATGCCCGCACGCCATCGGGCGTCAGCTACATGCTGGAGAACCGGGAAACCATGCTCCAGATGTTCCCGGAGCTGTTCACCCGCGTCAAGGTGCAGCCGGTGTCCGATTACCCGCGCGACCTGCGCCGGTCGCTTGCGGCCAGCGCGCCCCCGAATTGCTCGCCCGATTGCACGGTGGCGGTTCTGACGCCCGGCATCCACAACTCGGCCTATTTTGAACATGCGTTCCTGGCCGACCAGATGGGCGTGGAACTGGTCGAAGGGCACGACATCCGCATCACCGGCGGCAAGGTGCAGATGCGCACGACCCAAGGCTACAAGCCCATCGATGTGCTCTACCGCCGGGTCGACGATGATTTCCTCGACCCGCTCAATTTCCGCCCCGACAGCATGCTGGGCGTGCCGGGCATCATGGATGTCTACCGCGCGGGCGGCATCACCATCGCCAATGCGCCGGGCACGGGGATCGCGGATGACAAGGCGATCTACAGCTACATGCCCGATATCGTCGAATTCTACACCGGCGAGAAAGCCATCCTGCAAAACGTGCCGACATGGCGCTGTTCCGAACCCGATGCGCTGGCCTATGTGCTCGACCACCTGAGCGAGCTGGTGGTCAAGGAGGTGCATGGCTCGGGCGGCTACGGGATGCTGGTGGGGCCTGCCGCCTCGAAAAAGGAACTGGCGGCGTTTCGGGCCAAACTGATGTCGAAACCGGGCAATTACATCGCCCAGCCCACGCTTGCGCTTTCGACCGTGCCGATCCTGACCAAGGCGGGTCTGGCCCCGCGTCATGTCGATCTGCGCCCCTTCGTTCTGGTCGCGCCCGACAAGATCTCGATCACGCCGGGGGGGCTGACCCGCGTGGCGATCAAGAAGGGCAGTCTTGTCGTGAACTCGTCGCAGGGCGGCGGCACGAAAGACACCTGGGTGCTGGAGGAATAG
- a CDS encoding alpha-E domain-containing protein — protein MLGKTAGGLFWMFRYLERSENTARLIEAGFRIALTRADGDDDEWTSVLQTAAVAHLYFQKHEQIEAAKAIDFMLRDMSNPSSVLSAIAAARMNARLVRTAITREVWEAVNDTYMILKRELARPVSARDLPEVLALIRQQSALVRGAMHGTMLRNDIFDFCRLGTFLERADNTARILDVKYYVLLPSISQIGSSLDNVQWETILRSVAGMRAYRWITQGETSPIGIADFLIFDTRMPRSLAFSVGKIATNLGYLERAYGLRHPCHDQIDVIAARLTHGTIDRVFEDGLHEFITDFLTDIARLGQQIETDYRFLG, from the coding sequence ATGCTGGGCAAGACCGCAGGCGGCCTCTTCTGGATGTTCCGCTATCTCGAACGCTCCGAAAACACCGCCCGCCTGATCGAGGCAGGCTTTCGCATCGCGCTGACGCGGGCCGATGGCGATGACGACGAATGGACAAGCGTGCTGCAGACCGCCGCCGTCGCGCATCTCTATTTCCAGAAGCACGAGCAGATCGAAGCCGCCAAGGCCATCGACTTCATGCTGCGCGACATGTCGAACCCGTCCTCCGTACTGTCGGCCATCGCCGCGGCCCGGATGAACGCGCGCCTGGTGCGCACCGCCATCACCCGCGAGGTCTGGGAGGCGGTCAACGACACCTACATGATCCTCAAGCGCGAACTGGCCCGCCCCGTGTCCGCGCGCGACCTGCCCGAGGTTCTGGCGCTGATCCGCCAGCAATCGGCCTTGGTGCGCGGCGCGATGCACGGCACGATGCTCAGAAACGACATCTTCGATTTCTGCCGCCTGGGCACATTCCTCGAACGCGCGGACAATACGGCGCGCATCCTGGACGTGAAATACTACGTCCTCTTGCCGTCGATCAGCCAGATCGGGTCGAGCCTCGACAACGTGCAATGGGAAACGATCCTGCGCTCGGTCGCGGGGATGCGTGCCTATCGCTGGATCACACAAGGGGAAACCAGCCCCATCGGGATCGCGGATTTCCTGATCTTCGACACGCGGATGCCGCGCAGCCTTGCGTTTTCGGTGGGCAAGATCGCCACCAATCTGGGCTATCTGGAACGCGCTTACGGCTTGCGCCACCCTTGTCACGACCAGATCGACGTGATCGCGGCACGGCTGACCCATGGCACGATCGACCGCGTTTTCGAGGATGGATTGCACGAATTCATCACCGATTTCCTGACCGACATCGCCCGCCTGGGGCAGCAGATCGAAACCGATTACAGGTTTCTGGGATGA
- a CDS encoding transglutaminase family protein, with the protein MRLKILHTTTYHFDRPVPYGLQQLRLVPKSRAGQAILTWKMEIKGGTLETEFTDHHQNRVSLISFDSQATSIVVHCEGEVETADVAGVTGRHAGFAPLWFFQGATDLTRAGPKVRALVRGLKEEQPEDIPRLHALSARVLAAVPYTLGVTHSATSAEEAVDHGGGVCQDHAHIFIAAARHLGYAARYVSGYLMMDDRIHQDASHAWAEVHVEPLGWVGFDISNGISPDTRYVRVATGLDYRDAAPVSGLRFGSSGEAMSIDIQVQQQ; encoded by the coding sequence ATGCGCCTGAAGATCCTGCACACCACCACCTACCATTTCGACAGGCCGGTGCCCTACGGTCTGCAACAGCTGCGCCTTGTGCCCAAGAGCCGCGCGGGACAGGCCATCCTGACCTGGAAGATGGAGATCAAGGGCGGCACGCTTGAGACCGAGTTTACCGATCACCACCAGAACCGCGTGTCGCTGATTTCATTCGACAGCCAGGCGACCTCGATCGTCGTCCATTGCGAGGGCGAGGTGGAAACCGCCGACGTGGCGGGCGTGACGGGGCGGCATGCGGGCTTTGCGCCGCTGTGGTTCTTTCAGGGGGCGACCGATCTGACCCGCGCGGGGCCCAAGGTGCGCGCCCTTGTCCGGGGCCTGAAAGAAGAACAGCCCGAGGATATTCCGCGCCTTCATGCGCTTTCGGCCCGCGTGCTGGCCGCCGTGCCCTATACGCTCGGCGTCACGCATTCCGCCACGTCGGCCGAGGAAGCGGTCGATCACGGCGGCGGCGTCTGCCAGGATCACGCCCATATCTTCATCGCCGCAGCCCGGCACCTGGGCTATGCGGCGCGCTATGTCTCGGGCTATCTGATGATGGATGACCGCATCCACCAGGATGCCAGCCACGCCTGGGCCGAGGTGCATGTCGAACCGCTTGGCTGGGTGGGTTTCGACATCTCGAACGGCATTTCGCCCGATACGCGCTACGTGCGGGTCGCAACCGGTCTCGATTACCGCGATGCGGCCCCGGTCAGCGGCTTGCGCTTCGGAAGCTCTGGCGAAGCCATGTCCATCGACATACAGGTTCAGCAGCAGTAA
- a CDS encoding proteasome-type protease encodes MTYCVGLKLDRGLVFMSDTRTNAGVDNISVFRKMFIWDRPGERSVTLMTAGNLATTQAVVSLLNERAKPAEERGAPSILEAASMFQVAKLVGETLREVIVEQSGRMGMQADSPFSATLILGGQVHGGEPRLFMIYPEGNFVEASADTPFFQIGETKYGKPILVRAYDPGMSFEDAVKLLMLSFDSTIKANLSVSLPLDLHLYEADSLKTGRVHRIERDDPFYEMISSGWGEALRAAFDRLPAYRLE; translated from the coding sequence ATGACCTATTGCGTGGGGCTCAAGCTCGACCGGGGGCTGGTATTCATGTCCGACACCCGCACCAATGCGGGCGTCGACAATATCAGCGTGTTCCGCAAGATGTTCATCTGGGACCGGCCCGGGGAACGGTCGGTCACGCTGATGACGGCGGGCAATCTTGCGACGACGCAAGCGGTCGTGTCGCTTCTGAACGAACGCGCCAAACCGGCCGAGGAACGCGGCGCGCCCTCGATCCTGGAAGCCGCATCGATGTTCCAGGTGGCCAAGCTGGTGGGCGAAACCCTGCGCGAGGTCATCGTGGAGCAATCGGGCCGCATGGGGATGCAGGCCGATAGCCCGTTTTCCGCCACGCTCATCCTTGGCGGGCAGGTCCATGGCGGTGAACCCCGGCTCTTCATGATCTACCCCGAGGGCAATTTCGTGGAAGCCAGCGCCGACACGCCCTTTTTCCAGATCGGCGAGACGAAATACGGCAAGCCGATCCTGGTGCGCGCCTATGATCCGGGCATGAGTTTCGAGGATGCGGTGAAGCTTTTGATGCTGAGCTTCGATTCGACGATCAAGGCCAACCTGTCGGTCAGCCTGCCGCTCGATCTGCATCTCTACGAGGCCGACAGTCTCAAGACGGGCCGCGTCCACCGGATCGAACGCGACGATCCTTTCTACGAGATGATTTCCTCGGGCTGGGGTGAGGCGCTCAGGGCGGCCTTCGACCGGTTGCCGGCCTATCGGTTGGAATGA
- a CDS encoding FAD-dependent monooxygenase, with translation MPFFASGDDMLIGQEVTIVGGGIGGLSAALALAARGAVVTVLEQAPEITEVGAGIQISPNGWRVLQALGLAEALAALSPRSQAVRLRDFRRGAEVFTMPLTRPDQPWHLVHRADLVGLLARECAARGVTIRLGVRVSAITQGPMATEVTLADGTVETHGLTIAADGLHSPARLALNPKSRPFFTGQVAWRCTIPVDEPMAPEAHVFMGPGRHVVRYPLRDRLLVNIVAVEERDGWAAEGWNHRDDPARMARAFTDFCPELRDLLDRAEDVFLWGLFRHPVAQVWQDDRLALLGDAAHPTLPFLAQGANMALEDAYVLARCLSEEPETREGLARYEALRRPRCARIVQAANDNAENYHLRPGPFRFAAHTALRAAQRVAPHVVAGKFDWVHRFDVTA, from the coding sequence GTGCCCTTTTTCGCATCGGGGGATGACATGCTGATCGGGCAAGAGGTGACGATCGTCGGCGGCGGGATCGGTGGGCTGTCCGCCGCCCTGGCGCTGGCCGCGCGCGGGGCGGTCGTGACCGTGCTCGAACAGGCCCCCGAGATCACCGAGGTCGGCGCAGGCATCCAGATCAGCCCCAATGGCTGGCGCGTGCTGCAAGCCCTGGGCCTGGCCGAGGCGCTGGCCGCCCTCAGCCCCCGGTCGCAAGCCGTACGCCTGCGCGATTTCCGACGCGGGGCCGAGGTGTTCACCATGCCCCTCACGCGGCCCGATCAGCCCTGGCACCTGGTGCATCGCGCCGATCTGGTCGGGCTTCTGGCCCGGGAATGCGCGGCGCGGGGTGTCACGATCCGGCTGGGTGTCAGGGTTTCCGCCATCACGCAGGGGCCGATGGCGACGGAGGTGACGCTTGCCGATGGCACGGTCGAGACCCATGGCCTGACCATCGCGGCGGATGGATTGCATTCGCCCGCGCGACTGGCGCTCAATCCCAAGTCACGCCCCTTTTTCACCGGACAGGTGGCGTGGCGCTGCACCATTCCGGTGGATGAACCCATGGCACCCGAGGCCCATGTTTTCATGGGGCCGGGGCGGCACGTGGTGCGCTACCCGCTGCGCGACCGGCTGCTGGTGAATATCGTGGCGGTCGAGGAACGCGACGGTTGGGCCGCCGAAGGGTGGAACCACCGCGACGACCCCGCGCGGATGGCGCGCGCCTTTACCGATTTCTGCCCCGAATTGCGCGACCTGCTGGACCGGGCGGAGGATGTGTTCTTGTGGGGCCTGTTCCGTCATCCGGTCGCGCAGGTCTGGCAGGATGATCGGCTTGCGCTCTTGGGCGATGCGGCGCATCCGACGCTGCCCTTTCTGGCGCAGGGCGCGAACATGGCGCTCGAGGATGCCTATGTCCTGGCCCGCTGCCTGTCGGAGGAGCCCGAGACGCGCGAAGGGCTGGCCCGCTACGAGGCGCTGCGCCGCCCGCGTTGCGCGCGGATCGTGCAGGCGGCCAATGACAATGCCGAGAATTATCACCTGCGCCCCGGCCCGTTCCGCTTTGCCGCCCATACGGCGCTGCGCGCCGCGCAACGGGTTGCGCCGCATGTGGTGGCGGGAAAATTCGATTGGGTGCATCGGTTCGACGTGACCGCGTGA
- the dksA gene encoding RNA polymerase-binding protein DksA, whose amino-acid sequence MPDRQDDAGFAEGSDMKAEIFLPEDYRPAEDEPFMNERQLEYFRRKLITWKNELLDESRTTVEALQDGTRNIPDIADRASEETDRALELRTRDRQRKLIAKIDSALRRIEEGEYGYCEVTGEPISLKRLDARPIATMSLEAQERHERREKVHRDD is encoded by the coding sequence ATGCCAGACCGACAAGACGACGCCGGCTTCGCTGAGGGGAGCGACATGAAGGCCGAGATTTTTCTGCCCGAGGATTACCGTCCCGCGGAGGACGAACCTTTCATGAACGAGCGTCAGCTCGAATATTTCCGGCGAAAGCTGATCACCTGGAAGAACGAGTTGCTGGACGAAAGCCGGACCACGGTCGAGGCGCTTCAGGACGGCACGCGCAACATTCCCGATATCGCCGACCGCGCGAGCGAGGAAACCGACCGGGCGCTCGAATTGCGCACCCGGGATCGCCAGCGCAAGCTCATCGCCAAGATCGACAGCGCGCTGCGCCGCATCGAAGAGGGCGAATACGGCTATTGCGAGGTGACGGGCGAACCCATCAGCCTCAAGCGGCTGGATGCGCGCCCCATCGCCACGATGAGCCTCGAGGCGCAGGAACGTCACGAACGCCGCGAGAAAGTGCATCGCGACGACTGA
- a CDS encoding AAA family ATPase: protein MTTRFEGSESYVATEDLTVAVNAAVTLERPLLVKGEPGTGKTELARQVAGALGLPILEWHIKSTTRAQQGLYEYDAVSRLRDSQLGDARVNDVRNYIRKGKLWQAFEQEGKCVLLIDEIDKADIEFPNDLLQELDRMEFFVYETGETIRAKTRPIVIITSNNEKELPDAFLRRCFFHYIRFPDMEVMKRIVEVHFPGIKAQLLTTALTQFYEIRDQQGLKKKPSTSEVLDWLKLLLAEDLSPEDLKRDGASALPKLHGALLKNEQDVALFERLAFLAPRRR from the coding sequence ATGACCACACGGTTCGAAGGCAGCGAAAGCTATGTCGCCACCGAGGATCTGACCGTCGCCGTCAATGCGGCGGTGACGCTGGAGCGGCCCTTGCTGGTGAAGGGGGAACCGGGCACCGGCAAGACGGAACTGGCGCGGCAGGTCGCGGGCGCGCTGGGGCTGCCGATCCTCGAATGGCACATCAAGTCGACGACCCGCGCCCAGCAGGGATTGTACGAATATGACGCGGTCAGCCGCTTGCGCGACAGCCAGTTGGGGGATGCGCGCGTCAACGATGTGCGCAACTACATCCGCAAGGGGAAACTGTGGCAAGCCTTTGAGCAGGAAGGAAAATGTGTCCTGCTGATCGACGAGATCGACAAGGCCGACATCGAGTTCCCGAACGATCTTTTGCAAGAATTGGACCGGATGGAATTCTTCGTCTACGAGACGGGAGAAACGATCCGCGCCAAAACGCGACCCATCGTCATCATCACGTCGAACAACGAAAAGGAACTGCCCGACGCGTTCCTCAGGCGCTGTTTCTTTCACTACATCCGCTTTCCCGACATGGAGGTGATGAAGCGGATCGTCGAGGTGCATTTCCCCGGCATCAAGGCGCAGCTTCTGACCACGGCGCTGACGCAATTCTACGAAATCCGCGATCAGCAGGGGCTGAAGAAAAAGCCCTCCACATCCGAGGTTCTGGACTGGCTCAAGCTGCTTCTGGCCGAGGATCTGTCGCCCGAGGACCTCAAACGCGACGGCGCTTCGGCGCTGCCGAAGCTGCACGGGGCGCTGTTGAAGAACGAGCAGGACGTGGCCCTGTTCGAGCGTCTGGCCTTTCTCGCGCCGCGCCGAAGGTGA